One window from the genome of Castellaniella sp. MT123 encodes:
- a CDS encoding fatty acid desaturase, with amino-acid sequence MNTLLSFLQGGVLQLGPWALLAVTLVLTHVTIMAVTLYLHRSQAHRGLDLHPAVAHFFRFWLWLTTGMVTREWVAIHRKHHAKCEREGDPHSPAVFGLSQVFFRGAELYRDEASNADTLARYGYGTPDDWLERHLYGRHNLAGIVLMLMIDLALFGVIGLTVWAVQMAWIPFWAAGVVNGLGHAWGYRNFACPDDSTNVSPWGILIGGEELHNNHHAYGTSAKFSSKWYEIDLGWGYIRVLRALGLAQVRRLAPRLQWQSGGPVAIESLSLDQLQGIIAHRYDVLARYSRMIKTTVGHELKALKLRRSLAERRLLRRCRKWLVRDQAALAPVERAQVAHALSVAPALSTVLQMRRELTALWESSSASSDQLLADLRAWCQRAQASGIEGLEQFAYRLRSYAA; translated from the coding sequence ATGAATACCTTGCTATCCTTCCTGCAGGGCGGCGTCCTGCAGCTGGGTCCCTGGGCCTTGCTGGCGGTCACGCTGGTCCTGACGCACGTCACGATCATGGCGGTCACCCTGTACCTGCACCGCAGCCAGGCCCACCGTGGGCTGGATCTGCATCCGGCCGTGGCGCATTTTTTCCGCTTCTGGCTGTGGCTGACCACCGGCATGGTCACGCGCGAATGGGTTGCCATCCACCGTAAACACCACGCAAAGTGCGAACGTGAAGGCGATCCCCATTCGCCCGCTGTCTTCGGCCTGTCGCAGGTCTTCTTTCGCGGGGCCGAACTGTACCGCGACGAGGCGAGCAACGCCGACACGCTGGCGCGCTATGGTTACGGCACACCCGACGACTGGCTGGAACGGCACCTGTATGGCCGGCACAACCTGGCGGGCATCGTTCTGATGCTGATGATCGATCTGGCGCTGTTCGGCGTTATCGGGCTGACCGTCTGGGCTGTGCAGATGGCGTGGATCCCGTTCTGGGCGGCCGGCGTGGTCAATGGCCTGGGGCATGCCTGGGGCTATCGCAATTTCGCCTGTCCGGACGACAGCACCAATGTGTCGCCCTGGGGCATCCTGATCGGCGGCGAGGAACTGCACAATAATCATCATGCCTATGGCACCTCGGCAAAATTCTCTTCCAAGTGGTATGAAATCGACTTGGGATGGGGATACATCCGTGTACTGCGGGCCCTGGGTCTGGCCCAGGTGCGTCGTCTGGCTCCGCGCCTTCAGTGGCAATCCGGCGGTCCGGTCGCGATCGAATCCCTCAGCCTGGATCAGTTGCAGGGGATCATTGCCCACCGCTACGACGTGCTGGCGCGTTACTCCCGCATGATCAAGACCACGGTGGGCCATGAACTGAAGGCGCTCAAGCTGCGGCGCAGCCTGGCCGAGCGCCGGCTGCTGCGGCGCTGCCGTAAATGGCTGGTGCGCGATCAGGCGGCGCTCGCTCCGGTCGAACGTGCCCAGGTGGCGCATGCGCTGTCGGTGGCACCGGCCTTGTCCACCGTGCTGCAGATGCGTCGCGAACTGACTGCCCTGTGGGAATCCTCCAGCGCCAGCAGCGACCAGTTGCTGGCCGATTTGCGGGCCTGGTGCCAGCGGGCTCAGGCCAGCGGCATCGAGGGCCTGGAACAATTCGCGTACCGACTACGCTCCTATGCCGCATGA
- the purN gene encoding phosphoribosylglycinamide formyltransferase, which translates to MSENERVEHTPERPLRVAILISGRGSNMQALVDVVAAERLPVRICAVLSNRADAAGLDWARDRGLPAEALSHRDFASRDAFDAALLERLDALAPDYILLAGFMRVLGSNFVRHFNGRIINIHPSLLPSFPGLHTHQQALAQGVQWHGCTVHFVTPVLDHGPIIAQGVIPVLENDTSDSLALRLLPVEHQLYMQVLRWLAQGRVALRDDGRVRVDGVAHRAWSGVVAFNSQDSHEHE; encoded by the coding sequence ATGTCGGAGAACGAGCGCGTGGAGCATACTCCCGAACGGCCCCTGCGGGTGGCGATCCTGATCTCGGGCCGGGGCTCGAACATGCAGGCCCTGGTGGACGTCGTCGCGGCTGAACGCCTGCCGGTGCGGATCTGCGCGGTACTGTCGAACCGTGCCGACGCGGCCGGCCTGGATTGGGCCCGTGATCGGGGCTTGCCTGCGGAAGCCCTGTCGCATCGGGACTTCGCCAGCCGCGATGCGTTCGACGCGGCCCTGCTGGAACGGCTAGACGCGCTGGCGCCGGACTACATCCTGCTGGCCGGTTTCATGCGGGTGCTGGGCAGCAATTTCGTACGCCATTTCAATGGCCGCATCATCAACATCCACCCGTCGCTGCTGCCGTCCTTTCCCGGGCTGCATACGCATCAGCAGGCGCTGGCCCAAGGGGTGCAGTGGCATGGCTGCACCGTGCATTTCGTGACGCCGGTGCTCGATCATGGGCCCATCATCGCCCAGGGCGTCATCCCGGTGCTGGAAAATGATACGTCGGACAGCCTGGCGTTGCGCCTGCTGCCGGTGGAACACCAGCTCTATATGCAGGTCCTGCGCTGGCTGGCGCAGGGGCGTGTCGCGTTGCGGGACGATGGGCGTGTCCGGGTCGACGGTGTCGCGCACCGTGCCTGGTCCGGTGTGGTTGCTTTCAATTCGCAGGATAGTCATGAGCACGAATGA
- a CDS encoding RsmB/NOP family class I SAM-dependent RNA methyltransferase — protein sequence MLGEVLQWQYPADAVLSHWFRGHAQVGQRDRGEIAEAVFDVMRHLRRYRQFAESGQGAATRRLAVLGLASVWPRTTLDTGLDEHERAWLDYVQGFSIATLPAAVRYSVPDWLESRLAALPDAESLLQALNRPAPLDLRVNPLKTDRDAVLATWAQGPEARWAAKPTPYSPWGMRIQGRPPVNRWGAFERGEIEVQDEGSQLLAALVAPRRGEMVIDFCAGAGGKTLLLGALMRSTGRLYAFDVSAARLARAKPRFARSGLSNVVPVVIAEQHDQRVKRLRGKAHRVLVDAPCSGLGTLRRNPDLKWRQHPESLAQLCATQAAILREAAACVRPGGRLVYASCSLLPEENEQQVQAFLAEHPEFTLLDAGAILAERNIPLTLDGPMLRLRPDVHGTDGFFAAVMQRGTPQAGAPDGPEASGDPDPAVHQEPPADPSV from the coding sequence GTGCTGGGCGAGGTCCTGCAATGGCAGTATCCGGCCGACGCCGTGCTGTCGCACTGGTTTCGCGGGCATGCTCAGGTGGGCCAGCGGGATCGGGGCGAGATCGCCGAAGCCGTGTTCGACGTGATGCGCCATCTGCGCCGCTACCGGCAGTTCGCCGAAAGCGGGCAGGGTGCCGCCACACGCCGCCTGGCCGTGCTGGGCCTGGCATCCGTCTGGCCGCGCACGACGCTGGATACCGGCTTGGATGAGCACGAACGCGCCTGGCTGGATTATGTGCAAGGCTTTTCCATCGCTACGCTGCCTGCCGCCGTGCGTTACAGCGTGCCAGACTGGCTGGAATCGCGTCTGGCGGCTCTGCCGGATGCCGAGTCCCTGCTGCAGGCCCTGAACCGACCGGCACCACTGGATCTGCGGGTCAATCCGCTCAAGACGGACCGGGATGCCGTGCTGGCAACCTGGGCCCAGGGGCCGGAGGCCAGATGGGCCGCGAAGCCGACCCCGTACTCGCCCTGGGGCATGCGCATTCAGGGGCGTCCGCCGGTCAATCGCTGGGGGGCCTTCGAGCGCGGCGAGATCGAAGTTCAGGACGAGGGCAGCCAGCTGCTGGCTGCCCTCGTCGCGCCCCGGCGCGGCGAAATGGTCATCGATTTCTGCGCCGGGGCGGGGGGCAAGACCCTGCTGCTGGGCGCCCTGATGCGCTCGACCGGGCGCCTGTATGCGTTCGACGTGTCGGCGGCCCGCCTGGCGCGCGCCAAACCGCGCTTTGCCCGCAGCGGCCTGTCGAACGTGGTGCCGGTGGTCATTGCCGAACAGCACGACCAGCGGGTCAAACGCTTGCGCGGCAAGGCCCACCGTGTGTTGGTGGACGCGCCCTGCAGCGGTCTGGGTACGCTGCGGCGCAATCCCGATCTGAAGTGGCGCCAGCATCCGGAATCCCTGGCGCAGTTGTGTGCCACGCAGGCGGCCATCCTGCGCGAGGCGGCCGCCTGCGTGCGTCCCGGGGGGCGGCTGGTATATGCCAGTTGCAGCCTGCTGCCCGAGGAAAACGAACAGCAGGTGCAGGCATTTCTGGCCGAGCACCCCGAATTCACCCTGCTGGATGCGGGGGCCATCCTGGCCGAGCGCAACATCCCGCTGACGCTGGATGGTCCCATGCTGCGTCTGCGCCCGGACGTCCATGGCACGGATGGCTTTTTTGCCGCCGTGATGCAGCGTGGTACGCCGCAGGCCGGCGCGCCGGATGGTCCGGAAGCCTCGGGCGACCCGGATCCCGCCGTTCACCAGGAACCGCCCGCGGATCCATCCGTGTAG
- a CDS encoding bifunctional riboflavin kinase/FAD synthetase — MKTIPRLYCKLPRRDATAPSALTIGNFDGVHLGHQAILARVRAQADSRGLEPTVMTFVPHPRAFFARRGGRPELIPTQISSLRDKIALLVEQGMRQIVIQRFDQRLADMSAEDFIRDLLVRGLNTRWLLVGEDFRYGHKRSGDVDLLRRMGRKHGFTVDTIADVNDAHGQRISSSALRTALAVGNLTHSSELLGGPFRITGHVIHGQKLGRDLGFPTLNLRVPAPCAARSGIYIVRVHGLQTDPLPGVASLGVRPTVTRDGPLLLETHILDQRVDAYGKLVCVEFLEFLRDEESFPDLTTLIAAIRQDVQGARDYFASHGL; from the coding sequence GTGAAAACCATTCCCCGCCTCTACTGCAAGCTGCCCCGACGCGACGCCACCGCGCCCAGCGCCCTGACCATCGGCAATTTCGACGGGGTGCACCTGGGGCATCAGGCCATCCTTGCCCGGGTGCGCGCCCAGGCGGACAGCCGCGGACTGGAACCCACGGTCATGACCTTCGTCCCCCACCCCCGGGCCTTTTTCGCCCGACGAGGCGGACGACCGGAACTGATCCCCACCCAGATCAGCAGCCTGCGCGACAAAATCGCCCTGCTCGTCGAGCAGGGCATGCGTCAGATCGTCATTCAGCGCTTCGACCAGCGCCTGGCCGACATGAGCGCCGAGGACTTCATTCGCGACCTGCTGGTTCGCGGCCTGAACACCCGCTGGCTGCTGGTGGGCGAGGACTTCCGCTATGGCCACAAGCGCAGCGGCGACGTCGATCTGCTGCGGCGCATGGGCCGCAAACACGGATTCACCGTGGACACAATCGCCGACGTCAACGACGCCCACGGCCAGCGCATCTCCAGTTCCGCCCTGCGCACAGCGCTGGCGGTCGGCAACCTGACCCACAGCAGCGAACTGCTGGGCGGCCCCTTCCGCATCACCGGCCATGTCATCCACGGCCAGAAGCTGGGGCGCGACCTGGGCTTTCCCACCCTGAACCTGCGCGTCCCCGCCCCCTGCGCAGCGCGGTCCGGCATCTACATCGTGCGCGTGCACGGTCTCCAGACCGACCCGCTGCCGGGGGTCGCCAGCCTGGGGGTGCGGCCCACGGTGACCCGCGACGGCCCCTTGTTGCTGGAGACGCATATCCTCGATCAGCGCGTGGACGCCTACGGTAAACTGGTATGCGTCGAATTCCTCGAATTCCTGCGCGACGAGGAATCCTTTCCTGATTTAACCACCCTGATCGCCGCCATCCGCCAGGACGTGCAAGGCGCTCGCGACTATTTCGCCTCCCATGGACTATAG